A section of the Marinoscillum sp. 108 genome encodes:
- a CDS encoding amidohydrolase family protein: protein MKSLFAFILITFCGVVSAQQKLIYAGRLIDGVGDKIQTQKTIIVEDKKIVAVVNGYQAPEAGDVVIDLKNMTVMPGLIDMHVHLEHETSTDGYLKKFTMNEADVAFEAAAFAEVTLMAGFTTVRDLGGTGVNISLRNAINKGVIVGPRIFTAGKSLAITGGHADPTNGYRNDLMGDPGPREGVVNGAADAMKAVRQRYKDGADLIKITATGGVLSVAKDGSGPHFSEGEIEVIVKTANDLGFQVAAHAHGDEGMQRAVRAGVKTIEHGTYMSEVTMKLMREKNAYYIPTITAGMSVAELSRVAGYYPDMVAKKAAVIGPQISETFTRAYKMGVPIGFGTDAGVFPHGENYKEFIYMVEGGMPAMEAIKCATSVNASILGVSDQLGSIRVGLYADIVAVDGNPLDDIDNMGKVNFVMKEGVVYKD, encoded by the coding sequence ATGAAAAGTCTATTTGCATTTATTCTCATCACCTTCTGTGGGGTAGTTTCGGCACAGCAAAAGCTCATTTATGCGGGGAGATTAATTGATGGTGTGGGAGACAAGATACAGACGCAGAAGACGATCATTGTAGAGGATAAAAAGATCGTCGCAGTAGTGAATGGGTATCAGGCTCCTGAGGCTGGTGATGTGGTGATTGATTTGAAAAACATGACCGTGATGCCGGGGCTCATAGATATGCATGTGCATTTGGAGCATGAGACCAGTACTGATGGATACCTCAAAAAATTTACGATGAATGAAGCGGATGTAGCTTTTGAGGCAGCGGCCTTTGCCGAGGTGACCTTAATGGCCGGATTCACCACGGTGAGAGATTTAGGAGGAACGGGTGTGAATATTTCTTTGCGAAATGCGATTAATAAAGGAGTGATAGTGGGGCCCAGGATTTTTACTGCAGGGAAGTCCCTGGCTATTACCGGAGGGCATGCAGACCCTACCAATGGATACAGAAATGACTTGATGGGTGATCCCGGTCCGCGAGAAGGCGTGGTGAATGGTGCTGCTGATGCCATGAAAGCGGTGCGTCAGAGGTATAAGGATGGTGCCGACCTGATTAAAATTACGGCGACAGGGGGGGTGCTTTCGGTAGCCAAAGATGGAAGTGGCCCGCATTTTAGTGAAGGTGAAATAGAAGTGATCGTGAAGACTGCTAATGATCTGGGTTTCCAGGTGGCGGCTCATGCCCATGGTGACGAGGGCATGCAGCGAGCTGTCAGGGCGGGAGTGAAAACGATAGAGCATGGAACTTATATGTCTGAAGTGACCATGAAGCTCATGAGGGAAAAAAATGCCTATTATATCCCTACCATTACTGCTGGGATGTCTGTGGCTGAGCTCTCCCGGGTGGCAGGTTATTACCCCGACATGGTGGCAAAAAAGGCTGCTGTCATTGGCCCACAGATCAGCGAAACATTTACCCGAGCCTATAAAATGGGTGTGCCCATAGGCTTCGGTACGGATGCCGGGGTTTTCCCGCATGGGGAAAACTATAAAGAATTTATCTACATGGTGGAAGGAGGGATGCCTGCCATGGAGGCGATTAAATGTGCTACTTCGGTGAATGCCTCTATTTTGGGCGTTTCAGACCAGTTGGGGAGTATTCGTGTCGGTCTTTATGCAGACATTGTAGCTGTGGATGGCAACCCTCTTGATGATATTGATAACATGGGTAAGGTCAACTTTGTGATGAAAGAAGGTGTGGTTTATAAAGACTGA